The following proteins are encoded in a genomic region of Zea mays cultivar B73 chromosome 9, Zm-B73-REFERENCE-NAM-5.0, whole genome shotgun sequence:
- the LOC111590517 gene encoding allene oxide synthase 1, chloroplastic-like, producing MATATYLSSSFSSPLPPSSRARLWRQTTRAAASAATDRPREVLSPKRRLPLRKVSGDYGPPVLGAVRDRFEYFYGPGGCDGFFASRVRAHGSTVVRLNMPPGPFVARDPRMVALLDAASFPVLFDTSFVKEERVSDRKRSAMAEEIHQNQDEEEEVVAVSSGKKTKLERSKRVALQELDLVFLCPFNFRMI from the exons ATGGCCACGGCGACCTACctctcctcctccttctcctccccgCTGCCGCCGTCATCACGCGCCCGCCTGTGGCGGCAGACGACCAGGGCGGCCGCGTCGGCCGCGACGGACCGCCCGCGCGAGGTGTTGTCCCCGAAGCGCCGGCTCCCGCTGCGGAAGGTGTCGGGTGACTACGGCCCACCGGTGCTGGGCGCGGTCCGCGACCGGTTCGAGTACTTCTACGGGCCGGGTGGCTGCGACGGCTTCTTCGCCTCCCGCGTGCGCGCGCACGGCTCCACCGTTGTGCGGCTCAACATGCCGCCGGGCCCCTTCGTGGCGCGCGACCCGCGCATGGTGGCGCTCCTGGACGCCGCCTCCTTCCCGGTGCTCTTCGACACCTCGTTCGTCAAGGAGGAGCGCGTCTCCGACCGGAAGCGCTCCGCCATGGCTGAGGAGATCCACCAGAACCaggatgaggaggaggaggttgTGGCGGTGTCTTCCGGGAAGAAGACCAAACTG GAAAGAAGCAAAAGGGTGGCTCTTCAGGAGCTGGATCTGGTTTTCTTGTGCCCCTTCAACTTTCGGATGATTTAG
- the LOC103638927 gene encoding UDP-galactose/UDP-glucose transporter 7, whose amino-acid sequence MEPCLVLLIQGILYKFIPIMVATILDNTWRFDCMFINSFMSIFYNANVGFALASLKGVNIPMYIAIKRITPLAVLVAGCMRGKGKPPTQVILSVICTANGVLVAALGDFSFDLYGYYMALTSVFFQTMYLILVEKSGAEDGLSSVDLMFYNSILSLPFLFFLIIATGEFPHSLTVLSAKAASLMFGVVLVISLMMGIVLNFTMFWCTIVNSALTTTIVGVLKGVGSTTLGFDLLGGVEVHALNVTGLVINTFGGLWYSYAKYKQKRKTPRKIQHDVESHAHK is encoded by the exons ATGGAACCTTGTTTG GTGTTGCTTATTCAAGGCATATTGTATAAATTTATTCCTATAATGGTGGCGACGATATTAGACAACACTTGGAGGTTTGACTGCATGTTTATTAATTCTTTCA TGTCAATTTTCTACAATGCAAATGTGGGATTTGCTCTAGCAAGCTTGAAAGGGGTTAACATCCCAATGTATATTGCAATCAAAAGGATCACTCCCCTTGCTGTGTTGGTGGCTGGGTGCATGCGGGGAAAGGGGAAGCCACCGACACAG GTCATTCTTTCAGTTATCTGCACCGCCAATGGTGTCCTCGTTGCAGCACTTGGAGATTTTTCCTTTGACCTATATGGATACTACATGGCTCTAACATCAGTCTTCTTCCAG ACTATGTATTTGATTCTGGTGGAGAAATCAGGTGCCGAGGATGGTCTTTCCTCGGTGGACTTGATGTTTTACAACAGCATATTGTCACTTCCATTTCTGTTTTTCCTCATTATAGCAACAGGAGAATTCCCCCATTCTCTTACAGTATTATCTGCAAAG GCAGCCTCTCTGATGTTCGGTGTCGTTCTCGTTATCTCGCTGATGATGGGAATCGTTCTCAATTTCACTATGTTTTGGTGCACAATTGTGAACTCTGCTCTGACTACAACAATAGTAGGAGTTCTCAAGGGTGTCGGATCAACG ACCCTCGGTTTCGATCTGTTGGGAGGTGTCGAAGTACATGCTCTGAATGTTACTGGACTGGTGATCAACACATTTGGTGGCCTATGGTACTCTTATGCGAAGTATAAGCAGAAAAGGAAAACACCACGGAAGATCCAACATGATGTAGAGTCGCATGCCCACAAGTAG